The Methylorubrum populi genome contains a region encoding:
- the mnmA gene encoding tRNA 2-thiouridine(34) synthase MnmA: protein MNSLDLPKPPHETRVVVAMSGGVDSSVVAGLLKREGYDVVGVTLQLYDHGAATHRKGACCAGRDIHDARNVAETLGIPHYVLDYEDRFRESVIDRFAESYLSGETPIPCVECNRSVKFRDLLGMARDLGAEALATGHYVASRALPAGGRGLYRALDPARDQSYFLYATTPEQLAYLRFPLGERPKDETRALARDLGLAVADKADSQDICFVPQGGYADVIAKLRPEAARPGEIVDLDGRPLGEHEGIIHYTVGQRRGLKLSVGEPLYVVRLEPETARVVVGPRAALATRRIRLTGLNWLGDGAPEDLADLTVAVRVRSTRAPRPARLSWNAAEACAEVELVAPEDGVSPGQACVIYADDGPRARVLGGGTIRRIGALQAGAAEAA, encoded by the coding sequence ATGAACTCGCTGGATCTCCCGAAGCCCCCGCACGAGACGCGCGTCGTCGTCGCCATGTCGGGCGGCGTGGATTCGTCGGTGGTGGCCGGACTGTTGAAGCGCGAGGGCTACGACGTCGTCGGCGTCACGCTCCAGCTCTACGACCATGGCGCGGCGACCCACCGCAAGGGCGCCTGCTGCGCCGGCCGCGACATCCACGACGCGCGCAACGTGGCCGAGACGCTCGGCATCCCGCACTACGTGCTCGACTACGAGGACCGCTTCCGCGAATCGGTGATCGACCGCTTCGCCGAGAGCTACCTGTCGGGCGAGACGCCGATCCCGTGCGTCGAGTGCAACCGCTCGGTCAAGTTCCGCGACCTGCTCGGGATGGCCCGCGACCTCGGCGCCGAGGCGCTGGCGACCGGACACTACGTGGCGAGCCGGGCCCTGCCGGCGGGCGGACGCGGCCTCTACCGCGCCCTCGATCCGGCCCGCGACCAGAGCTACTTCCTCTACGCCACCACGCCCGAGCAGCTCGCCTACCTGCGCTTTCCCTTGGGGGAACGCCCCAAGGACGAGACCCGCGCGCTCGCCCGGGACCTCGGCCTCGCGGTGGCCGACAAGGCCGACAGCCAGGACATCTGCTTCGTGCCGCAAGGCGGCTACGCCGACGTGATCGCCAAGCTCAGGCCCGAGGCGGCCCGGCCCGGCGAGATCGTGGATCTCGACGGCCGGCCCCTCGGCGAGCACGAGGGCATCATCCACTACACCGTGGGCCAGCGCCGCGGCCTCAAGCTCTCGGTCGGGGAGCCGCTCTACGTGGTGCGGCTGGAGCCCGAGACCGCCCGCGTCGTCGTCGGCCCCCGCGCGGCGCTCGCCACCCGGCGCATCCGCCTGACCGGCCTCAACTGGCTCGGCGACGGCGCGCCGGAAGACCTCGCCGACCTGACCGTGGCCGTGCGCGTGCGCTCGACCCGCGCGCCGCGGCCCGCGCGCCTGTCGTGGAACGCGGCCGAGGCTTGCGCCGAGGTCGAACTGGTCGCGCCCGAGGACGGCGTGTCGCCGGGTCAGGCCTGCGTGATCTACGCCGACGACGGCCCGCGGGCGCGGGTGCTCGGCGGCGGCACCATCCGGCGCATCGGCGCGTTGCAGGCAGGCGCCGCCGAGGCGGCCTGA
- a CDS encoding TVP38/TMEM64 family protein, with protein sequence MTPGGGEGGPGEAGPPAPRRAWLRWLPLLALAALSIGILASGGARLLDLDRLSQSRVWLQALIAEDRVRAIALACLAYVGSVVVSLPATLVLTVLAGLLFGPVTGALMAIGSATAGAAIVFSVGRCAAGDLIRRKAGPRVGRFAEGFRRDGFGYILILRLLPIFPYWITNLAPAAFGVRLRTFTLATLLGLTPGAFIYAGLGAGLEDLLTARDEARTACLAAGGADCAAGIDLRALVTPGMVAALVGLAGFALLSVYLRRRLERRTLRA encoded by the coding sequence ATGACGCCAGGGGGCGGGGAGGGGGGGCCGGGCGAGGCCGGGCCGCCGGCCCCGCGCCGCGCCTGGCTGCGCTGGCTGCCGCTGCTCGCGCTCGCCGCGCTCTCGATCGGCATCCTCGCCTCGGGCGGCGCCCGCTTGCTCGACCTCGACCGGCTGTCCCAATCGCGGGTCTGGCTCCAGGCGCTCATCGCCGAGGACCGGGTGCGGGCGATCGCGCTCGCCTGCCTCGCCTATGTCGGCTCGGTCGTGGTCTCGCTGCCCGCCACCCTGGTGCTCACGGTGCTGGCCGGGCTGCTGTTCGGCCCGGTCACGGGCGCGCTGATGGCGATCGGCTCGGCAACGGCGGGGGCGGCGATCGTGTTCTCGGTTGGGCGCTGCGCCGCCGGCGACCTGATCCGGCGCAAGGCCGGCCCCCGGGTCGGGCGCTTCGCCGAAGGATTCCGCCGCGACGGCTTCGGCTACATCCTGATCCTGCGGCTGCTGCCGATCTTCCCCTACTGGATCACCAACCTCGCGCCGGCCGCCTTCGGGGTGCGGCTTCGCACCTTCACCCTCGCCACCCTGCTCGGCCTGACGCCCGGCGCCTTCATCTATGCCGGGCTCGGCGCCGGCCTCGAAGACCTCCTGACGGCCCGGGACGAGGCCAGAACCGCCTGCCTCGCCGCGGGGGGCGCCGATTGCGCCGCGGGCATCGACCTGCGCGCCCTGGTGACGCCCGGCATGGTGGCGGCGCTGGTGGGGCTGGCGGGATTCGCGCTTTTGTCGGTTTATCTGCGCCGACGGCTTGAGCGGCGGACGCTTCGCGCATAA
- the fliF gene encoding flagellar basal-body MS-ring/collar protein FliF produces the protein MKPILDLVTKLGPARIAAMAAVTLTLVGFFAFVILRVSRPDMGVLFSDLSMQDSAAVIRELDARGIVYETKGEMGQTVLAPRADLAKLRMDLAGKGLPTQGGVGYEIFDKGDAFSSTSFVQNVNHLRAMEGELARSIRAIGRVQAARVHLVIPERRLFERDREAPSAAIVVKLMGDLDPGQVRAIRHLAASAVEGLKPERVSIVDERGRLLADGARGAEAEGAGALEERQAGIERRMRSQIEEIVAGIVGQGRARVQVAAELDLNRVESRSESFDPESRVVRSTQTRTENSLTGGAEGQVSVGNELPGANQNQAPPAQKDSSQKNEETTNYEISRVTKVETLEGGRLKRLSVAVLVDGVYAPGADGKPVYQPRSDAEIARIAALVRTAVGYDKARGDQVEVVNLRFAESPTAPEFAEPGLIPSLLSPTKEDVMRLVELAVLSLLTLIVLMAVVRPLLRRVLESDAPVAALAGPAGALALAGAAGGEIPVETVIRENSTNKFLESAKINGQIQAETVERVVDMVRASPTETVEVLRNWIHDS, from the coding sequence GTGAAACCCATCCTCGATCTGGTGACGAAGCTCGGGCCCGCGCGCATCGCCGCGATGGCGGCCGTGACGCTGACGCTGGTCGGCTTCTTCGCCTTCGTGATCCTGCGCGTCTCGCGGCCCGACATGGGCGTGCTGTTCTCCGACCTGTCGATGCAGGACTCGGCCGCGGTGATCCGCGAACTCGACGCGCGCGGCATCGTCTACGAGACCAAGGGCGAGATGGGCCAGACCGTGCTCGCGCCCCGCGCCGACCTGGCCAAGCTGCGCATGGATCTGGCCGGCAAGGGCCTGCCGACGCAGGGCGGCGTCGGCTACGAGATCTTCGACAAGGGCGACGCCTTCTCCTCGACGAGCTTCGTCCAGAACGTGAACCACCTGCGGGCGATGGAGGGCGAGCTCGCCCGCTCGATCCGCGCCATCGGCCGGGTCCAGGCGGCGCGCGTCCACCTCGTCATCCCCGAGCGGCGCCTGTTCGAGCGCGACCGCGAGGCGCCGTCCGCCGCCATCGTCGTCAAGCTGATGGGCGATCTCGATCCGGGGCAGGTGCGGGCGATCCGGCATCTGGCGGCCTCCGCGGTCGAGGGGCTGAAGCCCGAGCGCGTCTCGATCGTCGACGAGCGCGGCCGTCTGCTCGCCGACGGCGCCCGGGGCGCCGAGGCCGAGGGGGCGGGGGCCCTGGAGGAGCGGCAGGCCGGCATCGAGCGGCGGATGCGCTCGCAGATCGAGGAGATCGTGGCCGGCATCGTCGGCCAGGGCCGCGCCCGGGTGCAGGTCGCCGCCGAACTCGACCTCAACCGGGTCGAGAGCCGCTCCGAGAGCTTCGACCCCGAGAGCCGCGTCGTCCGCTCCACCCAGACCCGGACCGAGAATTCCCTCACCGGCGGCGCCGAGGGGCAGGTCAGCGTCGGCAACGAGCTGCCCGGCGCCAACCAGAACCAGGCGCCGCCCGCGCAGAAGGATTCCTCGCAGAAGAACGAGGAGACCACGAACTACGAAATCTCCCGCGTCACCAAGGTCGAGACCCTGGAGGGCGGGCGCCTCAAGCGGCTCTCCGTGGCGGTGCTGGTCGACGGCGTCTACGCGCCCGGCGCGGACGGCAAGCCCGTCTACCAGCCGCGCTCGGATGCCGAGATCGCACGCATCGCCGCCCTGGTGCGCACCGCGGTCGGCTACGACAAGGCCCGCGGCGATCAGGTCGAGGTGGTCAACCTGCGCTTCGCCGAGAGCCCGACCGCCCCCGAATTCGCCGAGCCCGGCCTGATCCCGTCGCTCCTCAGCCCGACCAAGGAGGACGTGATGCGCCTCGTGGAACTCGCGGTCTTGAGCCTGCTCACCCTGATCGTGCTGATGGCGGTGGTGCGCCCGCTCCTGCGCCGCGTGCTCGAATCCGACGCCCCGGTGGCGGCGCTGGCGGGCCCGGCGGGCGCGCTGGCGCTCGCCGGCGCGGCGGGGGGCGAGATTCCGGTCGAGACGGTGATCCGCGAGAACAGCACCAACAAGTTCCTCGAATCGGCGAAGATCAACGGCCAGATCCAGGCCGAGACCGTCGAGCGCGTGGTCGACATGGTGCGGGCGAGCCCGACCGAGACGGTCGAGGTGCTGCGCAACTGGATCCACGATTCCTGA
- the fliN gene encoding flagellar motor switch protein FliN: MSSDDFSLPQLSEGDLPYDEGGSGSVRDAPTSPKSAADLEQVFDVPVVVSAVLGSSRMPIGDLLRLGPGAVLELDRKVGEAIDVFVNNRLVARGEVVLVEERLGVTMTEIIKNDH; this comes from the coding sequence ATGTCGAGCGACGATTTCAGCCTGCCCCAGCTCAGCGAGGGCGACCTGCCCTACGACGAGGGCGGTTCGGGTTCCGTGCGCGACGCGCCGACGAGCCCGAAGAGCGCGGCCGACCTCGAACAGGTCTTCGACGTGCCCGTGGTCGTCTCGGCGGTGCTGGGCTCGTCCCGCATGCCGATCGGCGACCTCCTGCGCCTCGGTCCCGGCGCCGTGCTCGAACTCGACCGCAAGGTCGGCGAGGCCATCGACGTGTTCGTCAACAACCGCCTCGTCGCCCGCGGCGAGGTCGTGCTGGTCGAGGAGCGCCTCGGCGTCACCATGACCGAGATCATCAAGAACGACCATTAA
- a CDS encoding DUF1153 domain-containing protein, with protein MTETPRPRVKYVIGPDGSPLTIADLPPVTTRRWVIRRKAEVVAAVRGGLLSLEEACQRYTLTTEEFLSWQYSIDQHGLAGLRTTRIQHYRH; from the coding sequence ATGACCGAAACTCCCCGGCCCCGCGTGAAGTATGTGATCGGGCCCGACGGCAGCCCCCTGACGATCGCCGATCTCCCCCCCGTCACCACCCGCCGCTGGGTCATCCGCCGCAAGGCCGAGGTCGTGGCCGCCGTGCGCGGGGGCCTGCTCAGCCTGGAGGAGGCCTGCCAGCGCTACACGCTGACCACGGAAGAGTTCCTGAGCTGGCAGTACTCCATCGACCAGCACGGCCTCGCCGGCCTGCGCACCACGCGCATCCAGCATTACCGGCACTGA
- a CDS encoding sigma-54 dependent transcriptional regulator, protein MRLLIVGRLSGELVTASKIAMNRGASVTHADGIDQGLAALRAKGGDLVMVDVGLDIRRLVQALSDERIRTPVVACGIASDARAAVAAIQAGAKEYIPLPPDPDMIAAVLEAVAADARSFVWRDPSMERVVRLAEQVARSEASVLITGESGTGKEVLARHVHAKSGRANRPFVSVNCAAIPEALLESELFGHEKGAFTGAVARRVGRFEEANGGTLLLDEISEMDVRLQSKLLRALQERVIDRVGGAAPVKVDIRVLATSNRNLAEEVRKGTFREDLFYRLNVVHLRLPPLRERLADILELAAHFARKYAELNGLPLRPLAREAQALVARNPWRGNVRELENTLHRAVLLAHGAEIGPEAILSPEGESLAAPPSSGPAERAASAAEAATRGLVGRTVAEVERDLILDTLDHCLGNRTHAARILGISIRTLRNKLNDYVEAGVTVAEPGGVRAVAAYG, encoded by the coding sequence ATGCGGCTGCTCATCGTCGGACGGCTCTCGGGCGAACTCGTCACCGCCTCCAAGATCGCCATGAACCGGGGGGCCTCGGTCACCCATGCGGACGGGATCGATCAGGGCCTCGCGGCCCTGCGCGCCAAGGGCGGCGACCTCGTCATGGTCGATGTCGGCCTCGACATCCGCCGGCTGGTGCAGGCGCTGTCCGACGAGCGCATCCGCACGCCGGTGGTGGCCTGCGGCATCGCCTCCGACGCCCGCGCGGCGGTGGCGGCGATCCAGGCGGGGGCCAAGGAGTACATCCCCCTTCCCCCCGATCCGGACATGATCGCGGCGGTGCTGGAGGCGGTGGCGGCGGATGCCCGCAGCTTCGTCTGGCGCGACCCCTCGATGGAGCGGGTGGTGCGGCTCGCCGAGCAGGTCGCCCGCTCGGAGGCCTCGGTGCTCATCACCGGCGAGAGCGGCACCGGCAAGGAGGTGCTGGCCCGCCACGTCCACGCCAAGTCGGGCCGGGCGAACCGCCCCTTCGTCTCGGTCAACTGCGCGGCGATCCCCGAGGCCCTGCTCGAATCCGAGCTGTTCGGCCACGAGAAGGGCGCCTTCACCGGTGCGGTCGCCCGGCGCGTCGGCCGATTCGAGGAGGCCAACGGCGGCACGCTGCTCCTCGACGAGATCTCCGAGATGGACGTGCGGCTGCAATCGAAGCTCCTGCGCGCCCTGCAGGAGCGGGTGATCGACCGGGTCGGCGGCGCCGCGCCCGTCAAGGTCGATATCCGCGTGCTCGCCACCTCGAACCGCAACCTCGCCGAGGAGGTGAGGAAGGGCACGTTCCGCGAGGATCTGTTCTACCGCCTCAACGTCGTGCACCTGCGCCTGCCGCCCCTGCGCGAGCGGCTGGCCGACATCCTCGAACTCGCCGCCCATTTCGCCCGCAAATACGCCGAGCTGAACGGGCTGCCGCTGCGGCCGCTCGCCCGGGAGGCGCAGGCGCTGGTCGCCCGCAACCCCTGGCGCGGCAACGTGCGCGAGCTGGAGAACACGCTCCACCGCGCGGTGCTGCTGGCGCATGGCGCCGAGATCGGCCCGGAGGCGATCCTGAGCCCGGAGGGCGAGTCGCTCGCCGCCCCACCGTCCTCGGGACCGGCCGAGCGGGCGGCGAGCGCCGCGGAGGCCGCCACCCGCGGGCTGGTCGGGCGCACCGTCGCCGAGGTGGAGCGCGACCTGATCCTCGACACCCTCGACCATTGCCTGGGCAACCGCACGCACGCGGCGCGCATCCTCGGCATCTCGATCCGGACGCTGCGCAACAAGCTCAACGACTATGTCGAGGCGGGCGTCACGGTTGCCGAGCCCGGCGGCGTGCGGGCGGTGGCGGCCTACGGTTGA
- the fliG gene encoding flagellar motor switch protein FliG, whose protein sequence is MSAGVNFTAAMQSVDASQAFAQMPGPQRAAALLLLLGEDEGAPIWQRLDEDEVKLVSHAMVQLGSLEAGTVERLIVDFVSRLSSGGGMTSNFERTESLLLKIFPPEQVSSIMAEIKGASGKRVWASLTQIDPEILANFLRNEYPQTVAVVLSKVRADYAAKVLTILPEEFAIDVLNRMLRMETVQKEALRHIEETLRTEFVSTIAQTTRRDAHELMAEVFNAFDRQTETRFLAAIDQANRGSAKKIRQLMFTFEDLLKLDPGSVQTLMRKVDNDTLCRALKGADERVRGFFMRQMSTRAAKNLNDEMGSMGPIRLKEVDEAQAKMTELAKELAEKGEIMIAKNGGEEELVY, encoded by the coding sequence GTGTCCGCGGGCGTGAACTTCACCGCCGCCATGCAGAGCGTCGACGCCTCGCAGGCCTTCGCGCAGATGCCGGGCCCGCAGCGCGCCGCCGCCCTGCTGCTGCTGCTCGGCGAGGACGAGGGCGCGCCGATCTGGCAGCGCCTCGACGAGGACGAGGTCAAGCTCGTCAGCCACGCGATGGTGCAGCTCGGCTCGCTGGAGGCCGGCACCGTCGAGCGGCTGATCGTCGATTTCGTCTCGCGCCTGTCCTCGGGCGGCGGCATGACCTCGAATTTCGAGCGCACCGAGTCGCTGCTGCTCAAGATCTTCCCGCCCGAGCAGGTCTCCTCGATCATGGCGGAGATCAAGGGCGCGAGCGGAAAGCGCGTCTGGGCGAGCCTGACCCAGATCGACCCCGAGATCCTCGCCAACTTCCTGCGCAACGAGTACCCGCAGACCGTGGCGGTGGTGCTCTCGAAGGTGCGCGCCGACTACGCCGCCAAGGTGCTGACCATCCTGCCCGAGGAGTTCGCCATCGACGTGCTCAACCGGATGCTGCGCATGGAGACCGTCCAGAAGGAGGCCCTGCGCCACATCGAGGAGACGCTGCGCACCGAGTTCGTCTCGACCATCGCCCAGACCACCCGCCGGGACGCCCACGAACTCATGGCCGAGGTGTTCAACGCCTTCGACCGCCAGACCGAGACCCGCTTCCTCGCGGCGATCGACCAGGCCAATCGCGGCTCGGCCAAGAAGATCCGCCAGCTCATGTTCACCTTCGAGGACCTGCTCAAGCTCGATCCGGGCTCGGTCCAGACCCTGATGCGCAAGGTCGACAACGACACCCTGTGCCGGGCGCTCAAGGGCGCGGACGAGCGGGTGCGCGGCTTCTTCATGCGTCAGATGTCGACCCGCGCGGCCAAGAACCTCAACGACGAGATGGGCTCGATGGGACCGATCCGCCTCAAGGAGGTCGATGAGGCGCAGGCCAAGATGACGGAACTCGCCAAGGAACTGGCCGAGAAGGGCGAGATCATGATCGCCAAGAACGGCGGCGAGGAGGAACTGGTCTATTGA
- a CDS encoding flagellar hook assembly protein FlgD: protein MASGISSTSTTSISSASAASTTDTQSIAGNFTQFLTLLTTQLKNQNPLDPLDTNQFTQQLVQFAGVEQQLKTNASLDTILTNSKTSAASSASGLIGKTVTADGVTTDLTGGKATWTLTPERAAAKAVVTIKNASGTVVATKTTTLKAGAQSFEWDGTSTSGLKAGDGQYTITVDALDATGKRVSVDTKVSGKVDGVDLSGSEPVLTIGAARVPASSVKTLSSPTT from the coding sequence ATGGCCTCCGGGATCAGCAGCACCAGCACGACCAGCATCAGCAGCGCCAGCGCCGCCTCGACCACCGACACCCAGTCGATCGCCGGCAACTTCACGCAGTTCCTGACGCTGCTCACCACGCAGCTCAAGAACCAGAACCCGCTCGACCCGCTCGACACCAACCAGTTCACCCAGCAGCTCGTGCAGTTCGCGGGCGTCGAGCAGCAGCTCAAGACCAACGCCTCGCTCGACACGATCCTGACCAATTCCAAGACCTCGGCGGCGTCCTCCGCCTCCGGGCTGATCGGCAAGACGGTGACGGCGGACGGCGTCACCACCGATCTCACGGGAGGCAAGGCGACCTGGACGCTGACGCCGGAGCGGGCCGCCGCCAAGGCGGTCGTCACCATCAAGAACGCGAGCGGCACCGTGGTCGCCACCAAGACCACGACGCTCAAGGCCGGCGCGCAGTCCTTCGAATGGGACGGCACCTCGACCTCGGGCCTCAAGGCCGGCGACGGGCAATACACGATCACCGTCGATGCCCTCGACGCCACGGGCAAGCGGGTGAGCGTCGACACCAAGGTGTCCGGCAAAGTGGACGGCGTCGATCTCAGCGGCTCCGAACCGGTGCTGACGATCGGCGCGGCGCGCGTCCCCGCCTCGAGCGTGAAAACGCTTTCGTCCCCAACCACTTGA
- a CDS encoding FliH/SctL family protein encodes MSAKASRPFLFDTDFGRPRGPSPADAEASARAEAERAAGEAAAYANGLQDGRAEAALQAQGRLADALTRVGLAAAGLLNQADERDREREAQALAFAGALARKIAGEALAARPLAAVEEAARSALRQLRGVPHLVLRVNEALVDEAETLMRHLSREHGFEGRLVVLGEPDMEAGDARLEWADGGVVRERARIEAALDAVLSPDFATAEA; translated from the coding sequence TTGAGCGCGAAAGCTTCCCGCCCCTTCCTGTTCGACACCGATTTCGGCCGCCCGCGCGGGCCCTCGCCCGCCGACGCGGAAGCCTCCGCCCGGGCCGAGGCCGAGCGCGCGGCGGGCGAGGCGGCGGCCTATGCGAACGGCCTGCAGGACGGCCGGGCCGAGGCCGCCCTACAGGCTCAGGGACGGCTCGCCGACGCCCTGACCCGGGTCGGCCTCGCCGCGGCCGGCCTGCTGAACCAAGCCGACGAGCGCGACCGTGAGCGCGAGGCGCAGGCCCTGGCCTTCGCCGGAGCGCTGGCGCGGAAGATCGCCGGCGAGGCCCTCGCTGCGCGCCCGCTCGCGGCGGTCGAGGAGGCGGCCCGCTCGGCGCTCCGGCAGCTGCGCGGCGTGCCCCATCTCGTGCTCCGCGTGAACGAGGCGCTGGTCGACGAGGCGGAGACGCTGATGCGGCACCTCTCGCGCGAGCACGGCTTCGAGGGCCGCCTCGTGGTGCTGGGCGAGCCCGACATGGAAGCGGGCGACGCCCGCCTCGAATGGGCCGACGGCGGCGTCGTGCGCGAGCGCGCCCGCATCGAGGCCGCGCTCGACGCCGTTCTCTCCCCCGATTTCGCAACCGCCGAGGCCTGA
- a CDS encoding class I SAM-dependent methyltransferase: MLRERAPEAGPTTELMRKAYARWAPVYDVVYDKLTEPAARAAVEAAVAHGPRVLEAGVGTGLSLGYYPRDSVVCGVDLSEDMLRRARGKVRRRGLTHVMGLQVMDVCRLGYADASFDAVVAQFLITLVPNPEAALSEFLRVVRPGGGIVLANHFGQSDGPVARVEEIVAPLCTKIGWSSDFKATRIEAWARRNGVEVVGLSPTFPGGFFKILRMRKKT; the protein is encoded by the coding sequence ATGCTGAGAGAGCGGGCGCCCGAGGCCGGGCCGACCACCGAGCTGATGCGCAAGGCCTATGCCCGCTGGGCGCCGGTCTACGATGTCGTCTACGACAAGCTGACCGAGCCCGCCGCCCGCGCCGCGGTCGAGGCGGCCGTCGCCCACGGGCCGCGGGTGCTGGAGGCCGGCGTCGGGACCGGCCTGTCCCTCGGCTACTATCCCCGCGACAGCGTCGTCTGCGGCGTCGACCTCTCCGAGGACATGCTCCGGCGCGCCCGCGGCAAGGTGCGCCGCCGGGGGCTGACCCACGTCATGGGCCTCCAGGTCATGGACGTGTGCCGCCTCGGCTACGCCGATGCCAGCTTCGACGCGGTGGTGGCGCAGTTCCTCATCACCCTGGTGCCGAACCCGGAAGCCGCGCTCTCCGAGTTCCTGCGGGTGGTGCGGCCGGGCGGCGGCATCGTGCTGGCCAACCATTTCGGCCAGTCCGACGGCCCGGTCGCCCGGGTCGAGGAGATCGTCGCGCCGCTCTGCACCAAGATCGGCTGGTCCTCGGATTTCAAGGCGACCCGGATCGAAGCCTGGGCGCGGCGCAACGGCGTCGAGGTCGTCGGCCTGTCGCCGACCTTCCCCGGCGGCTTCTTCAAGATCCTGCGGATGCGCAAGAAGACGTGA
- a CDS encoding flagellar hook-length control protein FliK — protein sequence MAVSRADLAEVFLRQPVRASSSAARGSEGAARFSLESAERKPTAPARPTTARRAQTDATATARAGSGETDKAKDTASAEPRRSGTARENAAATKPAQNKPIPPKQARDGTEAASGRTPGAAEKPAVPRPEHPPVDGPGSVQEASAEEAAAGQAGAVHGAEAEDGTDETEAASEEAAASADPGALLAPPPAPSPPPAPSPSPAASAASGTGEGGAVATGAEAGRAVASAAEAIAAAGSGEAGFEAVAAGTQDAARAPTGADVAAALAPPGAATGGTGTAAVQAAQPAQPASAGPAIPLSAVPMTIGLRSLSGMNRFAIRLDPVELGRIDVSLDLDKEGGKARAHLVVDRPETLALLQRDAGTLQQALAQAGFDVAAEAGGGGIDLSLRNEAGGGGRDGEPARDRRGAVPGGRDDSPSPLDLAPLRPIRAVGGLDIRI from the coding sequence ATGGCGGTTTCACGCGCGGATCTGGCGGAGGTGTTTCTGAGGCAGCCCGTGCGCGCCTCGTCCTCCGCGGCGCGGGGGAGCGAGGGCGCGGCGCGCTTCTCCCTGGAGAGCGCGGAGCGGAAACCGACGGCTCCGGCACGTCCGACGACCGCCCGCCGGGCGCAGACGGACGCCACCGCGACGGCCCGAGCCGGTTCCGGCGAGACGGACAAGGCGAAGGATACGGCCTCGGCCGAGCCCCGACGTTCCGGGACCGCGCGGGAGAACGCCGCGGCGACGAAGCCCGCGCAGAACAAGCCCATTCCCCCGAAACAGGCGCGCGACGGCACCGAGGCCGCCTCGGGCCGGACGCCGGGAGCCGCGGAAAAGCCCGCGGTGCCACGACCGGAGCACCCGCCCGTCGACGGTCCGGGCTCGGTACAGGAAGCCTCGGCGGAGGAGGCCGCCGCCGGGCAGGCCGGCGCCGTGCACGGTGCGGAGGCCGAGGATGGGACGGACGAGACGGAGGCTGCCTCGGAGGAGGCCGCGGCGAGCGCCGATCCGGGCGCGCTCCTCGCACCGCCCCCGGCTCCCTCCCCTCCCCCGGCTCCTTCCCCATCCCCCGCCGCGAGCGCCGCTTCAGGAACCGGAGAGGGCGGAGCCGTCGCAACGGGCGCCGAGGCGGGCCGTGCGGTGGCGTCGGCCGCCGAGGCAATCGCCGCCGCAGGCTCGGGCGAGGCCGGTTTCGAAGCGGTTGCCGCCGGGACGCAGGACGCGGCCCGGGCCCCGACCGGTGCCGATGTCGCGGCCGCGCTCGCGCCGCCGGGGGCCGCGACGGGCGGCACCGGGACGGCGGCCGTGCAAGCCGCGCAACCCGCCCAGCCGGCGAGCGCCGGGCCCGCGATCCCCCTGAGTGCCGTGCCGATGACGATCGGGCTGCGCTCGCTGTCGGGCATGAACCGCTTCGCGATCCGCCTCGACCCGGTCGAGCTCGGCCGGATCGACGTGTCGCTCGACCTCGACAAGGAGGGGGGCAAGGCCCGCGCGCATCTCGTCGTCGACCGCCCGGAGACCCTCGCCCTGCTCCAGCGCGATGCCGGCACCCTGCAGCAGGCCCTGGCCCAGGCCGGTTTCGACGTGGCCGCGGAGGCGGGCGGGGGCGGGATCGACCTGTCCCTGCGCAACGAGGCGGGCGGGGGCGGCCGCGACGGCGAGCCCGCCCGCGACCGTCGCGGCGCGGTGCCGGGCGGGCGCGACGACAGCCCCTCCCCCCTCGACCTCGCTCCCCTGCGGCCGATCCGTGCCGTCGGCGGCCTCGACATCCGAATCTAG